Proteins from a single region of Mucilaginibacter daejeonensis:
- a CDS encoding nucleoside recognition domain-containing protein: protein MALNYIWISFFVIAFVIALFKLIFLGDTEIFKVLIDGIFDSSKASVMDIALPLAGTMAFWLGIMRVGEKAGAINFLSRIVGPFFQRLFPEVPRNHPAAGQMMMNFSTNLLGLDNAATPFGLKAMAGLQELNPQKDTASNAQILFMVLHASGLTILPISIIAQRAILGSHDPTDIFIPCIIATYVATLAGLLVVAIKQKINLFDRVVMSWLLGLTAFIGLLVWYFAACLTKEQIGTVSKVSSNLILFLIPVLFVLGAARKKVNVFEAFIEGAIGGFETSVKIIPYLVAMLVGVSVFRNSGALLYITDAFKWVFGHFNMDTRFTDVLPIALMRPLSASGARGLMLDNMKVFGPDSFVGHLSSVLYGAADTTFYMVALYFGSVSVKRTRYVIPASLIADLAGAIAAILVSYLFFG, encoded by the coding sequence ATGGCACTCAATTACATTTGGATAAGTTTTTTCGTGATCGCCTTTGTGATCGCGCTTTTCAAGCTGATCTTTCTTGGCGATACCGAGATCTTTAAGGTATTGATCGATGGCATATTCGATTCATCAAAAGCATCCGTGATGGACATTGCCCTACCCTTGGCCGGTACCATGGCTTTTTGGTTAGGCATCATGCGGGTGGGCGAAAAGGCCGGTGCAATCAACTTCTTATCCCGCATCGTGGGGCCCTTCTTTCAACGCTTGTTCCCTGAAGTGCCACGTAACCATCCGGCCGCCGGCCAAATGATGATGAATTTTTCGACTAATCTGTTGGGTCTTGATAATGCCGCAACACCATTTGGTCTCAAGGCCATGGCCGGTCTACAGGAGCTTAATCCTCAAAAAGACACCGCCTCCAATGCACAGATCCTTTTTATGGTGCTGCATGCCTCGGGGTTGACCATATTACCCATAAGCATTATTGCCCAGCGAGCTATATTGGGTTCACACGATCCAACGGATATCTTTATTCCCTGTATCATAGCAACATATGTAGCCACACTTGCAGGTTTACTTGTAGTAGCCATCAAACAAAAGATCAACCTTTTTGACCGCGTGGTAATGAGCTGGCTATTAGGACTTACCGCCTTTATCGGTCTGCTGGTATGGTATTTTGCCGCTTGCCTTACTAAGGAGCAGATCGGTACCGTATCGAAAGTATCGAGTAACCTTATACTCTTCCTCATACCCGTGCTGTTCGTGTTGGGTGCAGCCCGCAAAAAGGTCAATGTGTTCGAGGCCTTTATTGAAGGCGCTATCGGTGGCTTTGAGACCTCGGTCAAGATCATCCCTTACCTGGTGGCCATGCTGGTAGGCGTGAGCGTGTTCCGCAACTCGGGAGCATTGCTTTACATAACCGATGCCTTTAAGTGGGTATTCGGCCATTTCAATATGGATACCCGCTTTACTGATGTGCTACCTATCGCCCTCATGCGCCCGCTAAGTGCTTCTGGTGCGCGTGGGCTGATGCTTGATAACATGAAGGTATTCGGTCCTGACAGTTTTGTAGGACACCTGTCAAGCGTGTTATATGGCGCAGCAGACACCACGTTCTATATGGTGGCTTTATATTTTGGCTCGGTGAGCGTTAAGCGTACCCGCTATGTGATCCCTGCCAGTTTGATCGCTGATCTGGCTGGTGCTATTGCCGCTATTCTGGTATCATATCTATTTTTTGGATAA
- a CDS encoding OsmC family protein has translation MPNIELKRVSADYGFEATDENGHTVRMDTSPETGGQNFGVRPMQMLLMGLGGCSAIDVISILKKQRQEVLDYSMKISGDREAGVEPSLWKEINIEFHLQGNIDEDKAKRAVELSIGKYCSVSATLEKAGAKVNWQVFIHSGPGSK, from the coding sequence ATGCCTAACATAGAACTAAAACGTGTAAGCGCCGATTACGGCTTTGAAGCGACAGACGAGAACGGTCATACCGTGCGAATGGATACCAGCCCCGAGACCGGCGGGCAAAACTTTGGCGTTAGGCCCATGCAAATGTTATTGATGGGTTTGGGCGGATGCTCGGCCATTGATGTGATCAGCATACTCAAAAAGCAGCGTCAAGAAGTACTGGACTATAGCATGAAGATCAGTGGTGATCGTGAGGCTGGCGTTGAACCTTCGCTTTGGAAAGAAATAAATATAGAGTTCCATTTACAGGGAAATATCGATGAGGACAAGGCTAAGCGTGCCGTTGAACTTTCGATAGGTAAATACTGTTCAGTGTCGGCCACGCTTGAAAAAGCAGGTGCTAAGGTCAACTGGCAAGTATTCATTCACTCTGGCCCTGGATCAAAATAA
- a CDS encoding trans-sulfuration enzyme family protein, producing the protein MSTDNLHPLSKAIRIRAEKTLQNEHSSPLYLTSSFTFDEAEAMRAAFADETDDNIYSRFSNPTVDEFIAKMCALENADAGFATSTGMSAVFSSIFALLQQGDHLLCCSSVFGSTFTVVTKFLPKYGITCTLVDANDKDAWEAAVQPNTKMVYLETPTNPQLEVIDLEWAGQFSKKHNLILNVDNCFATPLIQRPTDFGADLVVHSATKWIDGQGRVMGGVIVGRADLIKEIYLFCRNTGPSLSPFNAWVLSKSLETLDVRMQRHCQNALKVAETLQSDPNVNWVKYPFLETHPQYAIAKKQMALGGGILCFEIKGGLEAGRKFLDNLQMLSVTANLGDSRSIASHPASTTHSKLTDEQRAAVGITPGLIRISTGLEHVDDIIADIKQALEKSI; encoded by the coding sequence ATGTCAACTGATAATTTACACCCTTTAAGTAAGGCGATACGCATACGCGCCGAGAAAACGTTACAGAACGAGCACTCGTCGCCATTATACCTGACCAGCAGCTTCACCTTTGATGAGGCCGAGGCCATGCGTGCCGCATTTGCCGACGAGACCGACGATAATATATATAGCCGTTTCAGCAACCCAACGGTAGATGAGTTCATTGCCAAGATGTGCGCCTTAGAGAACGCAGATGCAGGCTTTGCTACCTCTACTGGTATGAGCGCGGTATTTTCATCAATATTCGCATTATTGCAACAAGGTGACCACCTGTTGTGCTGTAGTTCGGTTTTCGGCAGCACGTTCACCGTCGTGACCAAGTTCCTGCCTAAGTATGGCATCACCTGTACGCTGGTCGATGCCAATGACAAGGACGCATGGGAGGCCGCTGTACAGCCTAACACTAAAATGGTGTACCTGGAAACGCCTACTAATCCTCAGCTCGAGGTGATCGACCTGGAATGGGCCGGCCAATTCAGTAAAAAGCATAACCTTATCTTGAACGTTGATAATTGCTTTGCAACACCCCTGATACAGCGCCCTACCGATTTTGGCGCCGATTTGGTGGTACATTCGGCCACTAAATGGATCGATGGACAAGGACGTGTGATGGGTGGCGTTATCGTTGGCAGGGCCGACCTGATCAAAGAGATATACCTGTTCTGCCGTAATACCGGTCCGTCATTGTCGCCTTTCAACGCCTGGGTACTAAGTAAAAGCCTTGAAACGCTTGACGTGCGTATGCAGCGCCATTGCCAGAACGCATTGAAAGTAGCCGAGACCTTACAAAGCGACCCTAACGTGAATTGGGTAAAATATCCATTCCTGGAAACGCACCCACAGTACGCTATAGCCAAAAAGCAAATGGCTTTGGGTGGGGGTATCCTTTGTTTCGAGATCAAGGGCGGTTTGGAAGCTGGACGTAAGTTTCTGGATAACCTGCAAATGTTGTCGGTGACCGCCAACTTGGGCGATTCACGCAGTATCGCATCCCACCCGGCAAGTACCACACATTCTAAATTGACCGATGAACAACGTGCGGCTGTGGGCATCACACCGGGCCTGATCCGTATATCGACCGGGCTGGAGCATGTGGATGATATCATTGCCGACATCAAACAGGCACTCGAAAAAAGTATCTAA
- a CDS encoding maleylpyruvate isomerase family mycothiol-dependent enzyme, with amino-acid sequence MDRGVPIPTLHLFSKLDQLLIELLKGLSADDWDSPTISPQWTIKDIAAHLLDGNLRTLSMIRDGYRGDPPTNVNNYRDLVNYLNDLNTIWVLAYKRISPKILIEQLESTGREYVDCLQRLEPFETAMFPVAWAGEEVSENWFHIAREYTEKWHHQQQIREALGLQHPLMAPELLQPCLETFVRALPYAYRDVNAPIGTIIKLVITGEGGGTWFAERTYNDWRLVKNLSNAPSAATATITDSLAWKLFTKALTPQQAHEAIQVEGESSLIAPLLSMVAVMA; translated from the coding sequence ATGGACCGTGGAGTACCTATACCAACGTTACACCTTTTTAGCAAGCTTGATCAGTTATTGATCGAGCTGCTGAAAGGGCTTTCTGCTGATGATTGGGATTCGCCCACTATATCGCCGCAATGGACAATAAAGGACATTGCCGCCCACTTGCTTGACGGCAACCTGCGAACGCTGTCTATGATCCGTGATGGTTATCGTGGTGACCCGCCAACCAACGTGAACAACTATCGCGACCTGGTGAATTACCTTAATGACCTGAATACGATCTGGGTGCTGGCCTATAAAAGGATCAGTCCGAAGATTTTGATCGAGCAATTGGAGAGCACCGGTCGCGAGTACGTCGACTGCCTGCAACGTCTTGAGCCGTTCGAAACGGCTATGTTCCCGGTGGCTTGGGCAGGAGAGGAAGTGTCAGAGAACTGGTTCCATATCGCCCGGGAATATACCGAGAAGTGGCATCATCAGCAGCAGATCCGTGAAGCACTGGGGCTTCAACACCCACTAATGGCCCCCGAACTCTTACAGCCTTGCCTGGAAACATTCGTGAGAGCACTACCATATGCCTATCGTGATGTCAACGCTCCGATAGGTACGATAATTAAGTTGGTGATCACTGGTGAGGGTGGTGGCACCTGGTTCGCCGAGAGAACCTATAATGACTGGCGCCTGGTCAAAAACCTATCTAACGCACCTTCCGCAGCTACTGCCACCATAACTGATTCACTTGCCTGGAAACTTTTCACTAAAGCTTTGACGCCTCAGCAAGCACACGAAGCTATACAAGTTGAAGGTGAATCGTCGCTTATCGCACCACTTTTAAGTATGGTGGCTGTCATGGCTTGA
- a CDS encoding OmpA family protein: MKVSLKKLGLVLTGLGMSSSLLAQTSDSTKNYVKPLSGTGSYRVWSIGIHGGMTSLNTLFQDKTDYMTANEKIGYGGYVKAQVLHTLGIQGNFFRGTLQGSGPRVASYSAQRFKTDINYAVDLAAVFTLANINWSNSQTYIQPYISAGAGNMAFKSTLTTASGAETKVGTDNTWYIPVGAGFKINLGPSVNLDLGYQVNFVNTDGLDQYYLGDHRDKFGYAHAGLEFSLGSTKKPQLATHNPVASIRNEYLMGERALQIQLDQQKAENAKLRTDLDAMNANVARLTADSDGDGVLDINDKCPGTPSGTKVDGSGCPLAPPVTKVIVTEEDRRVVKDAIKNLEFDLGKATIRPRSFPSLDRVAQLLIDKNFSLKLAGHTDNTGSAELNMRLSKDRAESIKAYLVEKGANASRIEAVGYGMTQPIATNKTAAGRQANRRVEFTLY; encoded by the coding sequence ATGAAAGTATCTTTAAAAAAACTTGGCCTTGTGCTTACAGGCCTCGGCATGAGTTCATCTCTTTTAGCCCAAACATCAGACAGCACTAAAAATTATGTTAAACCATTGTCAGGTACAGGTAGCTATCGCGTATGGTCTATCGGTATCCACGGTGGTATGACCTCATTGAACACTTTGTTTCAAGACAAGACCGATTACATGACCGCTAACGAAAAGATCGGTTACGGTGGTTATGTGAAAGCACAAGTATTACACACTTTAGGTATCCAAGGTAACTTCTTTCGTGGTACTCTACAGGGTTCAGGCCCACGTGTAGCTTCTTACTCTGCTCAACGCTTTAAAACAGACATCAATTATGCAGTTGACCTGGCCGCTGTATTCACTTTGGCCAACATCAACTGGAGCAACAGCCAGACCTACATTCAGCCTTACATAAGCGCGGGTGCTGGTAACATGGCCTTCAAATCTACCTTGACCACTGCCAGTGGTGCAGAGACCAAAGTTGGTACCGATAACACTTGGTACATCCCGGTTGGTGCAGGTTTCAAGATCAACTTAGGCCCGAGCGTGAACTTAGATCTGGGTTACCAAGTTAACTTTGTGAACACTGACGGTTTGGATCAGTATTACTTAGGCGATCACCGCGACAAGTTCGGCTACGCACACGCTGGTTTAGAGTTTAGCCTTGGTAGCACCAAGAAACCACAACTGGCTACCCACAACCCTGTTGCATCTATCCGCAACGAATACCTGATGGGCGAGCGCGCTTTACAGATCCAACTTGATCAGCAAAAAGCTGAGAACGCAAAATTGCGTACCGACCTGGATGCTATGAACGCTAACGTTGCTCGTTTGACCGCTGATAGCGATGGTGACGGTGTGTTAGACATTAACGATAAATGCCCTGGTACTCCATCAGGCACTAAAGTAGACGGTTCAGGTTGCCCATTGGCTCCTCCAGTTACTAAAGTGATCGTTACTGAAGAGGATAGAAGAGTAGTTAAGGACGCTATCAAGAATTTGGAGTTCGACCTGGGTAAAGCTACTATCCGCCCACGCTCATTCCCAAGCTTAGATCGCGTTGCTCAATTACTGATCGACAAGAACTTTAGCTTGAAATTGGCTGGTCATACTGACAACACTGGTTCTGCAGAGCTGAACATGCGTTTATCAAAAGATCGTGCTGAATCTATAAAAGCTTACTTAGTAGAAAAAGGTGCTAATGCATCACGCATCGAAGCTGTAGGTTATGGTATGACCCAACCTATCGCTACCAACAAGACCGCTGCTGGCCGTCAGGCTAACCGTCGTGTCGAGTTCACGCTTTATTAA
- a CDS encoding DUF6683 family protein, whose product MNKCKRSLRLIATVAIASIAGFQAKAQQSVDLIMDNFTSSVISQTNVQLSNIAIRSAMRNANAKKAVRGSASAPVTKVNLAYTPTKDLQDRTFQELVTKLKTRDANAASAVNNALGAGRASYDQLFGQMVKESGLPANNAATAMAAYLEIAYAIVNNVTDQSSITPAMDKALQRQTATLLNKNTALTSPTAVAQLGEQLKLQAVVLYLGWQSTLKNGQFAQFRSNIDQQFKGMGFDLSKVSLTAQGFKKKA is encoded by the coding sequence ATGAATAAATGTAAAAGATCATTAAGGCTTATCGCTACGGTCGCCATCGCATCTATAGCAGGTTTTCAAGCCAAGGCCCAACAGTCGGTCGACCTGATCATGGACAATTTCACCAGCTCGGTGATATCGCAGACCAATGTGCAGTTGTCCAACATCGCCATCAGGAGTGCGATGCGTAACGCAAATGCTAAAAAGGCCGTTAGAGGATCAGCATCAGCTCCTGTAACCAAGGTGAATTTAGCTTACACGCCGACCAAAGACCTTCAGGACAGAACTTTTCAGGAATTGGTAACCAAGTTGAAAACGCGTGATGCCAATGCGGCCAGCGCGGTAAACAACGCATTGGGTGCCGGTAGGGCCAGCTACGATCAACTTTTTGGTCAAATGGTGAAGGAGTCGGGTCTTCCCGCTAACAATGCTGCCACCGCTATGGCAGCTTACCTCGAGATAGCTTATGCCATAGTCAATAATGTGACCGACCAAAGCAGCATCACGCCAGCCATGGACAAAGCATTACAACGGCAGACCGCTACTTTACTCAACAAAAACACTGCTCTCACCTCGCCAACTGCAGTAGCTCAATTAGGCGAACAGTTAAAGCTGCAAGCAGTGGTTCTGTATCTTGGCTGGCAAAGCACGCTTAAGAACGGACAGTTCGCGCAATTTCGTAGCAATATCGATCAGCAGTTCAAAGGGATGGGGTTCGATCTGAGCAAAGTATCCCTTACCGCTCAAGGGTTTAAGAAGAAAGCATAG
- a CDS encoding flavin reductase family protein yields MVLNDQQIAGMDKAQRTALMNSITGYKPLNLLGTISANGRPNVCIVSSVFHMGSNPALLGMIMRPPRPNNDSLCNIRDTRSYTLNNVTADHYREAHQTSASYPSGVSEFEQCGLEEYYHEDHKAPFVASSFIKIGLEVAQIIDIELNGTTLVIGKVVHVIINDNVVGEDGSIDHVIANSLAGSGLDGYFQPRLLDRLTYAKPDKPVKSLIGEDDH; encoded by the coding sequence ATGGTACTGAACGACCAGCAGATAGCCGGAATGGACAAAGCGCAACGCACAGCACTGATGAACAGCATCACCGGCTACAAGCCCTTGAACTTATTAGGCACGATCAGTGCTAATGGGCGACCGAACGTTTGCATCGTGAGCTCGGTGTTTCATATGGGATCTAACCCAGCCTTGTTGGGCATGATCATGAGGCCACCCCGCCCCAACAATGACAGCCTGTGCAACATTCGTGATACCCGGTCATACACGCTTAACAACGTAACAGCCGACCATTACCGCGAAGCACACCAGACCAGTGCAAGCTATCCATCGGGCGTGTCGGAATTTGAGCAATGTGGCCTGGAAGAATATTACCACGAAGATCACAAAGCGCCATTCGTCGCCAGTTCCTTCATCAAGATCGGCTTGGAAGTCGCACAGATCATTGATATAGAGCTTAACGGCACCACCTTGGTGATCGGAAAGGTGGTGCACGTGATCATCAACGATAACGTTGTTGGCGAGGACGGTTCCATTGACCATGTTATAGCGAACAGCCTTGCTGGCTCGGGACTGGACGGTTATTTTCAACCTCGGCTTTTAGACCGTTTGACTTATGCGAAACCTGACAAGCCTGTAAAAAGCTTGATCGGGGAAGACGACCATTAA
- a CDS encoding SDR family NAD(P)-dependent oxidoreductase, with protein MDLNGKNYLVAGASSSIASSLITSLTEQGAKVYAISRKRSDNWPEGIEFLEADPTKDIADINSFLPEQLHGLVYCAGSINLKPFARVSDNDLMNDLEINALGAIRITRPVVRQLKAAGGSSVVFISSVAANTGMPYHTSIATAKGALEGFAIALAAELASQQIRVNVVAPSLTDTPLASNLLNSDDKKEASGKRHPLGRYGQPHDISSAIQFLLSDDSSWITGQTLAVDGGMGKLRMF; from the coding sequence ATGGATCTTAACGGTAAAAATTATCTTGTGGCTGGTGCGTCATCATCTATCGCTTCTTCGCTGATCACTTCGCTTACTGAACAAGGCGCTAAAGTATACGCCATATCCCGAAAACGTTCAGACAACTGGCCCGAAGGCATCGAATTTTTGGAAGCTGACCCCACCAAGGATATTGCCGATATCAATAGCTTTTTGCCTGAACAGTTGCATGGATTAGTATACTGCGCCGGCAGCATCAACCTGAAACCGTTTGCCCGTGTAAGCGATAACGACCTTATGAACGATCTTGAGATAAACGCTCTTGGCGCGATACGTATCACCCGGCCCGTAGTGCGTCAGCTCAAAGCGGCGGGCGGCTCATCGGTGGTGTTCATCAGCTCGGTTGCGGCCAACACAGGTATGCCCTACCATACCAGCATCGCCACAGCAAAAGGTGCTTTGGAAGGATTTGCGATAGCCTTGGCCGCCGAATTGGCCAGCCAACAGATCCGTGTGAACGTGGTAGCACCGTCACTTACCGACACGCCGCTGGCCTCCAACCTGCTGAACAGCGACGATAAAAAAGAGGCGTCTGGCAAGAGGCACCCGCTTGGCCGTTACGGACAGCCGCATGATATTAGTAGCGCGATACAGTTCCTGCTTTCTGATGATTCAAGTTGGATCACCGGCCAAACACTGGCTGTAGACGGCGGCATGGGCAAATTAAGAATGTTTTAA
- a CDS encoding glycoside hydrolase family 2 TIM barrel-domain containing protein, whose translation MCRAQNGGRQIIRFNDQWSFSKDPKGTASAQDQSSLNWTKVTLPHTWNDKDVMDDEPGYYRGIGWYKRTLVIPAAFKGKRIYLCFNGANQETEVYVNGSSAGMHIGGYTRFNVDISDLLKPGTDQVNDIMVKVNNRHNDDIAPLSADFTFFGGIYRDVNLLAVEPVHFSTGDHGTDGVYVSTPIVSERSAQVRVKSVVENSSASYQKFSVSTVIYDATNKLITTQVQNVQLGAHQTKNFLQEIKPISDPHLWSPADPYLYRVLTTITDAKTKRIIDQVSNPLGFRWFRFDADKGFFLNGKPLKIMGASRHQDYEGLGNAVPTDLQVRDMQLLKDMGGNFVRIAHYPQDPVILRTCDRLGILASVEIPIVNAITESDAFTRNCTAMQVEMIRQNYNHPSVIIWGYMNEVLLRPKFGNDKARQEQYFGHIRQLAQTLDSLTRKEDPYRYTMIANHGDFDKYGHVGLTKIPMLVGWNLYQGWYSPDLKGFASFLDKHHRELKDKPLLITEYGADADPRIRSFSPVRFDKSIEYAIKYHQIYLNAMLERPFVSGGMAWNLADFNSEPREETMPHINNKGLLTIGRQPKDTYYLYQAYLLNKPFVKIASSSWAERSGVADSTGNTCTQFVQVATNAKGVELFLNGQSLGVRPATDHISTWRVPFLNGDNRLRALDAATGQSDEVVIKFNLLPTMPSVQNPINELNVLLGADRYYIDEHLKQTWVPDRPYQKGSWGYVGGELYKAGNNRTSYGTDKNIVDTFDDPIYQTQRVGISQYKLDVPDGEYELSLLFAELTGGDAKEALAYNLDNGQSKEQKASDRVFNVTVNGVPFLHNFNIAAEYGRTTPVDKTIRVLVVNGAGITIDLAPVKGKTILNALKLRRIN comes from the coding sequence ATGTGCCGGGCTCAAAATGGCGGCAGGCAGATCATCCGCTTTAATGATCAATGGTCATTCAGTAAAGACCCGAAGGGTACCGCATCAGCGCAAGATCAAAGTAGCCTCAATTGGACCAAAGTGACCCTGCCACATACTTGGAACGACAAGGATGTGATGGACGACGAGCCTGGTTACTATCGGGGCATTGGCTGGTACAAGCGTACTTTGGTGATACCTGCAGCGTTCAAGGGCAAACGCATTTATCTGTGCTTTAACGGCGCTAACCAGGAAACGGAGGTGTATGTGAATGGCAGTTCAGCAGGTATGCACATTGGCGGTTACACGCGTTTCAATGTAGACATCAGCGACCTGCTCAAACCTGGAACTGACCAGGTGAACGATATCATGGTGAAAGTGAACAACCGTCATAATGACGATATAGCGCCACTTAGTGCCGATTTTACGTTTTTCGGAGGCATCTACCGCGATGTTAACTTGCTTGCGGTTGAGCCTGTTCATTTCTCGACCGGCGATCACGGAACGGATGGCGTTTACGTGAGCACGCCAATTGTCTCGGAGCGGTCAGCCCAGGTAAGGGTCAAGAGCGTTGTTGAGAACTCTTCTGCATCATATCAAAAGTTTAGTGTAAGTACTGTAATTTACGATGCCACCAATAAGCTGATCACAACCCAGGTTCAGAACGTTCAGCTTGGGGCGCATCAAACCAAGAATTTCTTACAGGAGATAAAACCCATTAGCGACCCGCATTTATGGTCGCCCGCTGATCCGTATCTCTATCGGGTGTTGACCACTATCACCGATGCCAAGACCAAGCGTATCATTGATCAGGTAAGCAACCCGCTGGGATTTCGCTGGTTTCGATTTGATGCCGATAAAGGTTTCTTTCTTAACGGGAAGCCGCTGAAGATCATGGGTGCAAGCCGGCACCAGGACTATGAAGGATTGGGCAACGCCGTACCGACCGACCTTCAAGTACGCGACATGCAACTGCTGAAGGACATGGGAGGCAACTTCGTTCGTATCGCTCATTATCCGCAAGACCCGGTCATCCTGCGAACTTGCGATCGCCTCGGCATACTGGCTTCCGTAGAGATACCGATCGTTAATGCCATTACCGAGAGCGACGCTTTTACCCGTAACTGCACTGCCATGCAGGTCGAGATGATCAGACAGAATTACAACCACCCGAGTGTGATCATTTGGGGATATATGAACGAGGTGTTACTGAGGCCTAAGTTCGGCAACGACAAAGCACGCCAGGAGCAGTACTTTGGCCACATCCGCCAATTGGCTCAAACGCTGGATTCGCTGACGCGTAAAGAAGATCCATACCGCTACACCATGATCGCCAACCACGGCGACTTTGATAAATATGGCCACGTTGGCCTGACCAAGATCCCCATGTTGGTGGGGTGGAACTTGTATCAGGGTTGGTATAGCCCCGACCTGAAAGGTTTTGCGAGCTTTTTGGATAAGCACCACCGTGAGCTAAAAGACAAGCCATTGCTGATCACTGAGTATGGAGCAGATGCGGATCCGCGTATCAGATCGTTCTCGCCAGTGCGCTTCGATAAAAGTATCGAATACGCGATCAAATATCACCAGATCTATCTGAACGCTATGCTGGAGCGTCCATTCGTAAGCGGCGGCATGGCTTGGAACCTGGCGGATTTCAATTCGGAACCGCGCGAGGAGACCATGCCGCACATCAATAATAAAGGCTTGCTGACCATAGGAAGGCAACCCAAGGACACTTACTACCTGTATCAGGCTTACCTGTTAAATAAGCCGTTCGTTAAGATCGCCTCCTCGTCATGGGCCGAGCGTAGCGGGGTGGCTGACAGCACGGGTAATACTTGTACGCAATTTGTCCAGGTGGCCACGAACGCGAAAGGGGTAGAGTTATTCCTCAATGGACAAAGCTTAGGGGTACGACCGGCCACTGATCACATCAGCACATGGCGGGTGCCTTTTTTAAATGGCGACAACCGCCTCCGGGCATTGGATGCGGCAACGGGACAAAGCGATGAGGTGGTCATCAAATTTAACTTGCTCCCTACGATGCCGAGCGTACAAAACCCGATCAACGAATTAAATGTATTGCTGGGCGCTGACAGGTATTATATCGACGAACACCTCAAACAGACGTGGGTGCCCGACCGCCCTTACCAGAAAGGTTCGTGGGGCTATGTAGGAGGTGAGCTATATAAAGCCGGAAACAACCGTACTTCCTATGGTACCGACAAAAATATCGTTGACACCTTCGACGACCCCATTTACCAAACGCAGCGCGTTGGCATCAGCCAATATAAGTTGGATGTACCCGATGGAGAATACGAATTGAGCCTGCTCTTTGCCGAACTAACAGGTGGCGATGCGAAAGAAGCGTTAGCTTACAACCTTGATAACGGCCAAAGTAAAGAGCAAAAAGCTTCCGACAGGGTATTTAACGTCACCGTCAATGGCGTACCGTTTCTTCATAACTTCAATATAGCCGCTGAATATGGCCGTACTACCCCGGTCGACAAAACGATCAGGGTTCTGGTGGTGAACGGAGCAGGTATCACAATTGATCTTGCACCTGTAAAAGGGAAAACGATATTGAATGCCTTGAAATTGAGGAGGATCAACTGA
- a CDS encoding TlpA family protein disulfide reductase, giving the protein MERNSSTSRSNWSISALTKRKILILAVIFVIQLLSIKVNAQAPMREVVPVKSIIQNVRTLLDYTTNYLELKKSFKAYDVNKRQISKAEFLHKLRTGNFLPLRAYSKEANGEYFLYKVPPSADHDINKVLKQIGDTYYGYSLIEGKRFPAFEFKDLNGNIYNTQNTKGKIIVLKGWFISCVPCAAEMPALNKLKDEYRDRKDIILLSMAFDRKDALQRFLKTHTFNYAVVPVTAKYLQHTLHVTGYPVHWVINKQGIVVDMSYDMHEMIAALRAEAAKTP; this is encoded by the coding sequence ATGGAACGTAATAGTAGCACCTCTCGTTCAAACTGGTCGATATCAGCATTGACCAAGCGAAAAATTTTGATCCTTGCGGTCATCTTTGTCATTCAACTCCTCTCAATAAAGGTGAATGCTCAAGCGCCCATGCGGGAGGTCGTGCCCGTTAAGAGCATTATTCAAAATGTTCGGACGTTGTTGGACTACACCACCAATTATCTCGAACTGAAAAAGAGCTTCAAAGCTTATGATGTCAATAAACGTCAGATCAGTAAGGCGGAATTTCTGCATAAACTTAGGACTGGGAACTTCTTACCCTTGAGGGCTTATTCTAAAGAGGCCAACGGCGAATATTTTCTTTACAAAGTGCCGCCTTCTGCAGATCACGATATTAACAAAGTACTTAAGCAAATAGGGGATACTTACTACGGGTATTCTTTAATAGAAGGCAAGAGGTTTCCGGCTTTCGAATTTAAAGACCTGAATGGTAATATCTACAATACACAAAACACCAAAGGAAAGATCATCGTCCTTAAGGGATGGTTCATATCCTGTGTGCCATGCGCTGCAGAAATGCCCGCATTGAATAAATTGAAGGATGAGTATCGGGACCGCAAGGATATTATTCTTCTGAGCATGGCTTTTGACCGTAAAGATGCCTTACAAAGATTTTTGAAAACTCATACGTTCAATTATGCTGTTGTACCGGTCACCGCTAAATATCTTCAGCATACGTTGCATGTTACCGGTTATCCGGTGCATTGGGTGATCAACAAACAAGGCATAGTGGTGGACATGAGCTATGATATGCACGAGATGATCGCCGCCTTGAGAGCGGAGGCAGCGAAGACGCCATGA